GCCTGTTCTCGCTGCGGCAGGTCCTCGCTATCGGCTGGGTGACGCTCACCACGGTCGTCTTTTTCAATGTCCTGATCAAGCTCGTCGATCGCCAGTTGTTCGGCACGAACACTCGGATCCCGAAGTTCTGGCCGCTCAGCAAGTTCACCCTCCGCATCGAGCGACTCCCCATGCCGGAGGCCCCGCTGCTCGCTGCCATGGCGCTCGCGGTCTTCGTCGTGGCGACCGTCTACCTGCTCCGCACCGACCGCACCTCCGTCGTTCCGGTCGTCATCGCCGGCGTCGCTCTCCTCGTGCTCACGACGCTCACCCACGGCGTCGGACCGGGCCTGCTCAGGCCGCTCTCGGCACCCGGGAGCTACGAGCGAGCGGCCATCGGCATCGCCGATCCCGGGGGGTACTACGAGGCCGCCGTCACGGTGACCGACCCCGTCCGGTTCCTCGAAACGTTCGAACAGCGTCAGCTGAGTCTGCCGCTGCACGCACGCACCCACCCGCCGGGCGCGGTGTTCACTTTCTATCTCTTCGAGGTACTGCTTCCCTCCTCGCTCGCCGTCTCGCTCGCCGTCGGGGGTCTCTCGCTCGCGCTCGCGGCGGTCCTTCTCTTCGGCGTGCTCGAAACGTACTATCCCCGGGATGTCGCTCAGTTCACGACGTTTCTGTTCGTGCTTTTGCCCGCGATTCAGATCTACGCGCTGACGACGCTCGACATCGTGATCACGGTCGTGATGCTCGGGGCGATCTACTGCTTCACGCGCGAATCGCAACTCGTCGCGGCACTCGGTACGCTCGCCTGCGTGTTCGTCGCTTCGACACAGACGTTCGTCTTCGTCTTCATCGTTCCTGTGCTCGCCGCGCTCGCGGCCATCCGCCCCGCGAAACGCCGTCCGCTCGTGGTCGTCCTCGTCGGGCTGGTCGGTGCGTACGTCCTGCTCGCGGTCGTCTTCGGCTTCGACTATCTGGATTCGTTCGCCATCGCCTCCCAGCAGCAAAACCCCGAAGGCTTTCTCCTCTTCGCCGAGCCGCTGCGCTATCTCTACACGCGCATCGAGGACGTCGCCGAGATCGTCCTCTTTTTCACGCCGTATCTGGGCCTGCTCGCGTTCGCCGGCGCGCGTGTTCTCTGGCGAAGCGCACGCGGCCTCAGCACACACGACCGCGAGCCGCTCGTGCTGTTCGGCGCTGCGGTCGTCTCCATTCTGGGCCTGTTCGCCGGCGGCGTCTATCACACCGGCGAGACCGCTCGCGGCGCGCTCTTCGTCTATCCGTTTTTGCTGATTCCGGTCGCCGCCGCGCTCCGGGCCGCCGACGCTACCGCGCGTCGGAAGGCGTTGCTGGCGGCAGCGGTGTTCGGGCAGGCATTGTTGATGCAACTCGTCGGCGATTACTGGTGGTAAGACCCATCTTTTGCTGCACTCAGTCGCGCTACGTGCTCCTTCGCTGGCAAAATCTGGACCAAAAGCCGTCGTCACCTCCTTTGGAGGTTCCTCGGCCCGCTCGCTCACTCACTCCGTTCGCTCGCGGTTCGATAACTACCCGCTACCACACCGCGACAGCCACACACCTCCCCAACCGATTCGCTATCGCTCACACACGAGCGCGAGCGCGCGCCAACAGCAGGTAGTATGTCATGGCTTGACCACCGCAGCCCGGACCAATATCAGGCTTCGGTACTCGAACCCGTCAGGAGCTTGTGCGCGCTGAACACGACGAATCCGAGCACGGCGGCGTACCAGAGCGTGCCGACGCGGATGACCATCGTCGCGCCCACTGCAATGGGTTCGGTGATACCGAACGTCAGGAGGACGCCGGCCATGCTCGCCTCCGCCGCGCCCAGTCCTCCAGGAAGCATGCTCACCGCGCCGACGACCGACCCGAGCGCGAAGACGAACACGCCCACGAGGAGGGAGGTCTCGACACCGAACCCTCGGAGGGTAAGCCAGAGCGCGACGCCCTCGAGACCCCACGCAACGACCCCGAGGAGTGTGGCCACCGAAAGGGGGCGGAGCCGGAAGAGTCGGTAGGTGCTCTCGTAGAGCGTTTCGAGCGCCTCTGCATACTCACCGATTATGGGAACTGATTCGGCCCACGCGAGCAGGCGCAGACAGCCCGCCCGCCACTGGAGCAGCCCGATCCCGAGCGCGAAGACGACGGCGACCCCGACGAGAACCGCGGGCGAGCGCCCGTAGGCCACCACGCCGAGCGCGGCCAGTAGCGACAGCGAGAGCAGGTCGGTGATGCGTTCGGCTCCAACCACGGAGGTCGTCCGGCTCGCTGGCACACCCGCCTCGTCGCGCAGCAGCCACGCCTTCCAGACCTCGCCCGCCTTGCCGGGCGTGACGACCATCATCAGACCGCTGAAGAAGACCGTGAGGCTCGTCTTCAGGGGAACACGAATATCGAGTTCGCGCAGGTAGAACTCCCACTTGGCGAAGCGAAAGCCGTAGCCCACGGTCGTGAGCGCGATGACCGCGCCGAACGCCCACAGCTCGAAGCGCGCAAACGCCTCGATGACCTGCCCGGCGTCGGCGAGGACGAACAGCGCCGCGAACACTACCACTGTCAACACCGCCGTCACCCAGACGCCGTGCTCACTCACCAGCCGCCGGATGCGCCCCGTCCGGCCGTCGGACGCCTCTGCCTGCTCGCCGTCGCGGTACTCGCTCATCGTAGCTCCCCGAGTGCTCGCCGGGCCTGCTGGACCTTTGTGGCGACGTGCCCCGAGAGATAGCGCCCGCGCCCGCGCGGCGTCGTCGTCCGTTCACGAATAGCGTCTCGAAGCGACCCTTCGAACTCCGTCGCCGCGCGCCCGACCTCCATCGGAAAATGTGCGTCGCTTCCTCCTGTAATGGCCAGTCCGTGATGGGCGGCGAACGCACGCGCCTGCCGGTTGAACAGCGGGCGTACACACCGGGAGTTCGTCGCCTCGATGCCGTCGACCGCCGCCGCGAGTTCGGGAAAGTTCCGGTCGTAGAACTGCCGCATCGTGTCGAACGGATGGGAGAGCACCGCAATTCCCCCTTGGTCGTGGATGTCGTCGATCACGGTGAGGGGGTCCGTCTTCGGCGGGGCCTCCTCGACGTCGATACCGAGCAGGTGACCTTGCGTGGTCGTCACCTCGACGCCCGAGACCACGTCCAACTCGGGAGGCGCGTGCTCGCGGACGCGCGCGACGTTGTCGAGCGTGTCGTGGTCGGTCACGACGATACCATCTAGCCCGGTGTTCGCCGCGGCCGCAGCGACTTTCTTCGGGGGAGTGGCAGAACACGGCGAAGCGTCGGTGTGCACCTGCAAATCGTAGCGCATCAGCCGAACACCCCGACCACCCACGCGCGCGGGCGGCCGTAGAGGACGACGACCGCGATGAGTCCCCAAAAGAGGAAGTTGACGAGGAGCTGTCGGTCCACCAGCAGCGCGCCGGGCGACGCACCACCTTTCGTGGTGTAGACGAGGTGGTGATAGCGAAAGACGCCGAAGAAGGCGAAGGGCAGCGTGAGCATCATCGCTAGTTTCGCGCCCGTGAACGTGTAGATGGAGTAGGACATCAGCAGCGTCGAGATGACGACCCCCAACAGCTGGTCGAGCGTCTCGGGGGTATACTCGGCGAGCGTCGCACGTGTCTCGCCGGGCACCTCGCTTGCGGCGAACTCGTGGCGGCGCTTGCCGAGCGCCAGCAGGAGGGCCGCGAGGAACGTACAGACGACGAGCCACGGGCTGAGCGCGACGCCGATGGCGACCACGCCCGCCACCGCCCGCAGCACGAACCCGATGGCGATGAGCAGCACGTCGACCAGCACGACGTCCTTGAGATACAGCGAGTACGCCGCGTTCTGGACGAGATAGGTGGCGATGACCGCCACAAATAGCGGGCCGAGCGCGTACGAGAGCGCGAAGCCCGAGACGAGCAGTCCGATGGCGAACGCGCCCGCTGCCTGCACGCTCACCTGCCCACTGGCGATGGGGCGATTGCGTTTTTCGGGATGTTTGCGGTCCTCCTCGACGTCGCTGATGTCGTTGAAGATGTATGTCGCGCCGGCGACCGCACAGAACGCCGCCACGGCGATGGAGACTCGACCCCACGCCATCGGGTCGAACAGCTGTTTCGAGAAGACGATGGCGATGAGGATCACGCCCTGTTTGTACCACTGCCACGGACGGATCTCGTAGGCGAGACCGGCGGCCGTGCGCACGAACCCGGCCTGCTGTGTCTGCGCCTCACCCATTACTCGTCATCGCGGGCCGCGAAGCATAAACCTGACCGATTGATACGCACCGTTCCGGACGGTTTCAGGCGTGAGAATCACTCACGGGCGGTCGTATCGTATCGGTAGATAGTTGAAACGCCCCCCTCTACGACGAGCCAATGCAAGCACACGCACACGACGACGAACGACTCACCGAACCCGGCTCGCTGCTCGTCACCGGTGGCACGGGCTTTCTGGGCCTGCACACCTGCGAGTACTTCAAAGAGCGCGGCTGGGACGTGACCGCGTTCGACCTCAAGCCGTTCAAACCCGAAGACGAGATCGAGGGCGTCGACTTCGTCGAGGGCGACGTGCGCGACGAGGAGGCGGTGAGCGCGGCCATCGCGGAGTCAGGGGCCGACGCCATCGTCCACACCGCCGCCGCGCTCCCGCTTTGGGACGACCAGCGCATCCGCGAGACCACCATCGACGGCACGCGCAACGTGCTCTGGGCCGCCAAGGACTCCGATGTGGAGCGCGTCGTCTACGTCTCCTCGACGGCCGTCTACGGCACGCACGACACTCATCCCATCACCGAGGAATCGCCGCTCGACGGCGTGGGAGCCTACGGCGAGGCGAAGATCGAAGCCGAGAAAATCTGTGACGACTTCCGTCGGATGGGCCTCTGTGTGCCCATTCTGCGCCCGAAGACGTTCATCGGGCCGAAGCGCCTCGGCGTCTTTCAGGTACTCTTCGACTGGATCGAATCCGGCGCGAACGTCCCGATGGTCGGCTGGGGCAACAACCAGTACCAGCTGATGCACGTCTACGACCTCGTGCGCGCGATGGAGTTCATGTTCGCAGAGGACGAAGACGACGTGAACACCACGTTCAATGTCGGAGCCGAGGAGTTCGGCACGATGAAGGAGGACTTCCAGGCACCGATCGATTATGCAGGGACCGGCAAGCGCACCGTCGGAACGCCCACGCCGCTGACGGTCACCGCGCTGCGTGTGCTCGAAAAACTCAATCTCTCGCCGCTGTACCCGTGGGTCTACGAGACCGCCCACGAGGACTCCTACGTGTCCGTCGAGAAACTGAAATCGCTCGGCTGGGACCCCAAGTACTCGAACAAGGAGGCGCTCGTCGAGACCTACGAGTGGTATCTCGAAAACTACGACGAACCCGAAAGCGAGGGCACAGGACTCGACCACCGCGTCGCGTGGGATCAAGGTGCACTCGCGCTCGTCAAGGGCGTCTTCAAGCTCATCTGAGCGCCGTCGGTCGCCGTAGACAACCAAAGCGCGGATACCGCGCCGCCGCCAACCCTCACCAACCGTGACGAACACGCAGATAACGCTCGTGCAGATCGACAACTACGGCCCGTGGACGGTCACCCCGGAGCCACGGCGCGAGGTCGACCTCCAGACCCTCCAGTCGCGGCTGTACGCCGACCTCTCACAACTGTTCGGCAACCGCGACGGCTACGTCTTCTTCTCGCGGTTCGACAACATGGTCGCCGTCACGAACGGCATCGACACCGATACTCACGCGATGGTTCAGGAGTCGGTCGGCAATCGCTATCCGGTGACGGTGAGCCTCTCGGTCGGTACGGCCCCAGCGCCCACGGAGGCCATCGAGACCGCGAGCGAACAGTTACAGGCCGCCGGCAGCGCACAGGCCAGTGACAGGCGCGAAATCCTGCGCGGCGAGCCGATCGCCGAGTCGAAACGGACCGACGAGGACGTCCAGATCGCCCACTTCGACGTCAACGACGCCACGGGGAAGTACACCGACAGGCTGAACGAGTTCGATACGTTCATCAACATCGAACAGAGCTACGCCGAGTTGATGCGCTACCTGCGCGAGACGCATGACTCGCTGTCCTTCTTCGTCGGCGGCGACAACATCATTGCCGTCTGTCCGATGCTCGACGGGGACGCCTACCACGACGCCATCACCCACGTCAGCGAGGCGGTCGGCGTCGAACTCAAGGTCGGCGTGGGACGAGCGGGCGACGCCCAGTCGGCGGGAATGGCGGCGAAACACGCCCTCGAAACCTGCCGGTACGACGGCCGTGACGTCGTTTTCGGGGAGCAGTAAGCGGGCAGCGGTCTTAACCCTACTGGAGGTAGTTTTTAGCCCGTGCGAGCGGAACGGATGGGTATGAGTAGTGCTGTCACTGTTCGTGAGGTGATGACCCGCGAGTTCCTCGGCGTGAGCGAGGGCGACGACCTGCTGGAGACGGTCGAACTGTTGCTCGACGAGGACGCCGACTGTGCGGTCGTACTTCGTGGACGCGACCCGGTCGGATCGCTGAACGAACGCGACGCCCTCTCGGTGCTCGTCGGTGAGACCGTCCCGAACACGGCGACCGTCGGGGACGTGATGAGCGATGGCGTGGTGCGCATCGCTTCCGACGCCTCGCTCGCGGCGGCCGCGGGGGCGATGGCCCGCGAGGACGCCGACTGGCTGCTCGCCGTCGCGGACGAACCCGTGGGGGTCGTCTCGGCGTACGACATCGTCGCCGCATCGACGATAGCGCCCACGACCGACGACGGGGCGTTTCCGAAGGTCACGGCCGATTCGACGGCCTACGACACGCAGGGTATCTGCGAGACCTGTGGAACGCTCGCGCGTGACCTCGTGAACGTGAACGGACAGTTAGTCTGTGCGAACTGCCGAGAGGCCTGAAAACCGAGTGTGGAGGGCGTGACTAGGGACAAGACTTATGTCCTCATCTGCGAACAATACTGTTGACATGGCACGCAATCGCAAGCGACGTGAGTTCCTCGTCGGCGTCGGAGCGGCCGGCATCGCCGGTCTCGCCGGCTGTATCGGCGGTGGTGGCGACAACGAAAGCGGTGGTGGCGGCGGCAGCGGTGGTGGGGGCGGTGGCACCGGCACCGAGGGCGGGAGCGGCGGCGGTGGCGGCAACGGCGGTGGTAGTGGGGGCAGCGGTGGTGGAGGTGGCGGTGGCGACCGCGCCATCAAAGTCGGCGTGCTCCAACCGACGACCGGCGACCTCGCATCGGTCGGCAAGCCGATCCAGCAGGCCGCGCTGTTGCCGGCCAAGCAGCTACAGAACGCCGATATCCCGTTCACGATCGAGACACAGACCGAGGACACCCAGACGGACTCACAGGCCGGCATCAGCGCCGCCCAAGCGCTCGTCGACGCGGGCTTTCCCGCCATCACCGGTGCGGCGTCCTCGGAGACGACGATCCAAGTGGCCAAGAACGTCACCATCCCGAATCAGGTCGTGCTGACCTCGCCGGCGAGCACCTCGCCGGACATCACGAACCTCCAGGACAACGGCTACGTCTATCGGACGCCGCCGAGCGACGCCCTCCAGGGGAAGGTGCTCGCACAGGTCGCCAGCCAGCGCGTCGACGCCTCGGCGGTGTCGGTGATGTACGTCAACAACTCCTATGGGCAGGCGCTCGCCGACAGTTTCGTCCAGGCCTTTGGTGGGGAGGTGCCCGCACAGGTCTCCTTCGAGAAGGCCCAGTCATCCTACACCTCGAAGCTTCAGGAGGCGATGTCGTCGAGTCCCGATGGCCTGCTGGTCATCGGCTACCCCGAGAGCGGCAACCAGCTGTTCCGGGACTTCTACTCGAACTACAGCCGCGACACCACGATCATGGTGACTGACGGACTGCGCGATCCGGCGCTGCCGGGCAATGTCGGCCAATCGATGACGAACGTCGTCGGGACGGCACCCATCGCCGCCGGGCCGGCCCAACAGTTCTTCACGAAATCGTTCACGGACGAATACGGCGGCGAACCCGGTGTGTTCACCTCACAGGCCTACGACGCGACCGCGGTCCAGATCCTCGCCAACGCCGCCGCCGGCGAGAACAAGGGCTCGGCGGTCCAAGAGAACATGGACAAAGTCGCCAACCCCGGCGGGACGACGGTCACGCCCAAAAACCTCGCCGAGGGCATCAAAATGGCCGCCAACGGCGACGACATCAACTACCAAGGCGCGTCAAGCAGCGTCAACTTCGACGAGAACGGCGACATGAAGTCGGTCGGCTACGAGATCTTCAGCTATACCGAAAGCGGCGACATCGAACAGCAAGACACCGTTGAGTTCGAGGCCGACGGCGGCAGCGGTGGCGGTGGCGGCGGAAACAACAGTAGTGCGGGCACGACGAGCGCGTAATCACCCAGTCTTTTTCAGCCGCCGAGGAACTCTCGGCGGACCTCTTCGTCGCCGAGCAACGCCTCGCCAGTGTCAGTGAAGCGGTTCTGGCCCTGGACGAGCACGTAACCACGGTCACAGCGTTCGAGCGCCTCCATCGCGTTCTGTTCGACCATCAGGATGGCCGTGCCGGCGTCGTTGATGGCGTCGATGCGGTCGAACATCTCGTCGACGAGATCCGGCGCGAGACCCGCCGAGGGTTCGTCGAGCAACAGCAGTTCGGGGTCGAGCATCAGCGCCCGACCCATCGCCAGCATCTGGCGCTGTCCGCCCGACAGCGTGCCCGCGCGCTGTGACTGGCGCTCGTCGAGGATGGGAAAGCGCTCGAAGACGCTTTCGAGACGGTCCTCGGGCACCGAATCGAGGATGTACGCCCCCATCTCCAGGTTCTCGCGCACCGAGAGGCCGGCGAAGACGTTCTCGTTTTGGGGCACGTAGCTCACACCCCGGTGGATGACCTCCTCCGGGGCGAGTCCACTGATGTCCTCGCCGTCGAAGGCGATAGCCCCATCCATGTAGGTCGCCAGCCCGAAGACGGCCTTCATCACCGTCGATTTGCCCGCGCCGTTCGGCCCGACGATGGTGACGTACTCCCCGGCTCCGACCGCGAGATCCACTGCGGAGAGGATCTGCAGGTCGCCGTAGCCCGCATCGAGGTCCGCGACCGAGAGCAACCCCTCGGCGGTCGTCTCCTCGGGGCTAGCGTCGTCGGTGACCGCGCGGTCGTCACTCATACGTTCGCCCCGAGGTAGGCGTCGATGACCTGCTCGTTTTCGCGGATCGCAGCGGGCGTGTCGTCGGCGAGGACTCGACCCTGATGCATGACGATGACGCGCTCGCAGTTTTCCATGATGACGTCCATATCGTGTTCGACCAACAGGAAGGTGTAGCCCTGCTCGCGGAGTTGGTGCACCCGTTCGAGGAGTTTGCGTTCGAGCGTGGGATTCACCCCGGCGAGCGGCTCGTCCAGCAAGACGACTTCGGGGTCGGTCAAGAGCGCTCGCGCCATCTCCAGGAGTTTGCGCTGGCCACCCGAGAGGTTGCCCGCGCGCTCCTCGGCGAGGTGGTCGATCTCGAAGAATTCGAGCGTCTCCCACGCCCGCTCGCACAGTTCGCGCTCCTGTGTCTCGACCGAGCGGCGCGCGCCCGGCAGCACCGACCGCCAGAGTGACTCGCCCTGCTGGCCTTTGGGCGCGAGCATCATGTTCTCGATCACCGTCATGTCCTGTAGCTCGCGGGCGATCTGGAACGTGCGAACGAGTCCGCGACCCGCTATCTCGTGCGGGCGCAGACCCGTAATCTCCTCGTTGTAGAGATGCACCGAGCCACCCGTGGGGCGATGCACACCGGTGATGCAGTTGAACGTGGTCGATTTGCCCGCGCCGTTCGGGCCGATCAATCCCGTCAGCGAGCCTTCCTCGATGGCGAAACTGGCCCCATCGACCGCCGTCAGCCCGCCGAACTCCATCCGGAGGTCGTTGACGCGCAGCGGCCGGCCGGCCGGCGTCTCGCGAGCGGCGCGCTCGACGTCGGATTCGTCGTCCGGGTCGACCTCGGGGATGTTCTCAGGGCTCTCACCCCCGATAGCCGCGCGCGTGTCGGGCGCGTCGGTGCTCTCACTCATCCGTCGCCTCCCGATCGCCGGCCCGGCCATCGCGTGCGAGCGAGACGGCCGCGGCGGTCTCCGTGCGGTGGCCGAGCAGCCCCTCGGGCCGGTTCTGGACGAGATAGACCAACACCACCCCGACGAGCACGAACCGGAGGCTGGCGATGTCGGCGAGCGTGTAGGCGAGCAGCGGGCCGAAATCGAGCGATCCGAGCGCGGCGAGAGCATCTGTGATGGTGTTCGGCGCGCTGCCGAGGTCTACGGTCTGTTGGACGAGTCGCCGGACGAACGTCGGTCCCTCGAAGAGCAGTCCCGCAAAGAGCGCGCCACCGATGACGCTGCCGGTGTTCGACCCCGAGC
This region of Halococcus sediminicola genomic DNA includes:
- a CDS encoding lysylphosphatidylglycerol synthase transmembrane domain-containing protein; this encodes MSEYRDGEQAEASDGRTGRIRRLVSEHGVWVTAVLTVVVFAALFVLADAGQVIEAFARFELWAFGAVIALTTVGYGFRFAKWEFYLRELDIRVPLKTSLTVFFSGLMMVVTPGKAGEVWKAWLLRDEAGVPASRTTSVVGAERITDLLSLSLLAALGVVAYGRSPAVLVGVAVVFALGIGLLQWRAGCLRLLAWAESVPIIGEYAEALETLYESTYRLFRLRPLSVATLLGVVAWGLEGVALWLTLRGFGVETSLLVGVFVFALGSVVGAVSMLPGGLGAAEASMAGVLLTFGITEPIAVGATMVIRVGTLWYAAVLGFVVFSAHKLLTGSSTEA
- a CDS encoding PHP domain-containing protein → MRYDLQVHTDASPCSATPPKKVAAAAANTGLDGIVVTDHDTLDNVARVREHAPPELDVVSGVEVTTTQGHLLGIDVEEAPPKTDPLTVIDDIHDQGGIAVLSHPFDTMRQFYDRNFPELAAAVDGIEATNSRCVRPLFNRQARAFAAHHGLAITGGSDAHFPMEVGRAATEFEGSLRDAIRERTTTPRGRGRYLSGHVATKVQQARRALGELR
- a CDS encoding decaprenyl-phosphate phosphoribosyltransferase, which codes for MGEAQTQQAGFVRTAAGLAYEIRPWQWYKQGVILIAIVFSKQLFDPMAWGRVSIAVAAFCAVAGATYIFNDISDVEEDRKHPEKRNRPIASGQVSVQAAGAFAIGLLVSGFALSYALGPLFVAVIATYLVQNAAYSLYLKDVVLVDVLLIAIGFVLRAVAGVVAIGVALSPWLVVCTFLAALLLALGKRRHEFAASEVPGETRATLAEYTPETLDQLLGVVISTLLMSYSIYTFTGAKLAMMLTLPFAFFGVFRYHHLVYTTKGGASPGALLVDRQLLVNFLFWGLIAVVVLYGRPRAWVVGVFG
- a CDS encoding NAD-dependent epimerase/dehydratase family protein, which gives rise to MQAHAHDDERLTEPGSLLVTGGTGFLGLHTCEYFKERGWDVTAFDLKPFKPEDEIEGVDFVEGDVRDEEAVSAAIAESGADAIVHTAAALPLWDDQRIRETTIDGTRNVLWAAKDSDVERVVYVSSTAVYGTHDTHPITEESPLDGVGAYGEAKIEAEKICDDFRRMGLCVPILRPKTFIGPKRLGVFQVLFDWIESGANVPMVGWGNNQYQLMHVYDLVRAMEFMFAEDEDDVNTTFNVGAEEFGTMKEDFQAPIDYAGTGKRTVGTPTPLTVTALRVLEKLNLSPLYPWVYETAHEDSYVSVEKLKSLGWDPKYSNKEALVETYEWYLENYDEPESEGTGLDHRVAWDQGALALVKGVFKLI
- a CDS encoding GTP cyclohydrolase III; the protein is MTNTQITLVQIDNYGPWTVTPEPRREVDLQTLQSRLYADLSQLFGNRDGYVFFSRFDNMVAVTNGIDTDTHAMVQESVGNRYPVTVSLSVGTAPAPTEAIETASEQLQAAGSAQASDRREILRGEPIAESKRTDEDVQIAHFDVNDATGKYTDRLNEFDTFINIEQSYAELMRYLRETHDSLSFFVGGDNIIAVCPMLDGDAYHDAITHVSEAVGVELKVGVGRAGDAQSAGMAAKHALETCRYDGRDVVFGEQ
- a CDS encoding CBS domain-containing protein; this translates as MSSAVTVREVMTREFLGVSEGDDLLETVELLLDEDADCAVVLRGRDPVGSLNERDALSVLVGETVPNTATVGDVMSDGVVRIASDASLAAAAGAMAREDADWLLAVADEPVGVVSAYDIVAASTIAPTTDDGAFPKVTADSTAYDTQGICETCGTLARDLVNVNGQLVCANCREA
- a CDS encoding ABC transporter substrate-binding protein, producing the protein MARNRKRREFLVGVGAAGIAGLAGCIGGGGDNESGGGGGSGGGGGGTGTEGGSGGGGGNGGGSGGSGGGGGGGDRAIKVGVLQPTTGDLASVGKPIQQAALLPAKQLQNADIPFTIETQTEDTQTDSQAGISAAQALVDAGFPAITGAASSETTIQVAKNVTIPNQVVLTSPASTSPDITNLQDNGYVYRTPPSDALQGKVLAQVASQRVDASAVSVMYVNNSYGQALADSFVQAFGGEVPAQVSFEKAQSSYTSKLQEAMSSSPDGLLVIGYPESGNQLFRDFYSNYSRDTTIMVTDGLRDPALPGNVGQSMTNVVGTAPIAAGPAQQFFTKSFTDEYGGEPGVFTSQAYDATAVQILANAAAGENKGSAVQENMDKVANPGGTTVTPKNLAEGIKMAANGDDINYQGASSSVNFDENGDMKSVGYEIFSYTESGDIEQQDTVEFEADGGSGGGGGGNNSSAGTTSA
- a CDS encoding ABC transporter ATP-binding protein encodes the protein MSDDRAVTDDASPEETTAEGLLSVADLDAGYGDLQILSAVDLAVGAGEYVTIVGPNGAGKSTVMKAVFGLATYMDGAIAFDGEDISGLAPEEVIHRGVSYVPQNENVFAGLSVRENLEMGAYILDSVPEDRLESVFERFPILDERQSQRAGTLSGGQRQMLAMGRALMLDPELLLLDEPSAGLAPDLVDEMFDRIDAINDAGTAILMVEQNAMEALERCDRGYVLVQGQNRFTDTGEALLGDEEVRREFLGG
- a CDS encoding ABC transporter ATP-binding protein, giving the protein MSESTDAPDTRAAIGGESPENIPEVDPDDESDVERAARETPAGRPLRVNDLRMEFGGLTAVDGASFAIEEGSLTGLIGPNGAGKSTTFNCITGVHRPTGGSVHLYNEEITGLRPHEIAGRGLVRTFQIARELQDMTVIENMMLAPKGQQGESLWRSVLPGARRSVETQERELCERAWETLEFFEIDHLAEERAGNLSGGQRKLLEMARALLTDPEVVLLDEPLAGVNPTLERKLLERVHQLREQGYTFLLVEHDMDVIMENCERVIVMHQGRVLADDTPAAIRENEQVIDAYLGANV